One Brevibacterium spongiae DNA segment encodes these proteins:
- the rpsO gene encoding 30S ribosomal protein S15: protein MALDTAVKQEIIKEYATHEGDTGSPEVQVALLTRRITDLTEHFKDHKHDHHSRRGLLLLVGQRRRMLKYLQKVDIERYRSLIKRLGLRR from the coding sequence ATGGCTCTCGATACCGCTGTGAAGCAAGAGATCATCAAGGAATATGCAACTCATGAGGGCGACACCGGTTCTCCCGAGGTTCAGGTTGCACTGCTGACCCGCCGGATCACCGATCTGACCGAACACTTCAAGGATCACAAGCACGACCACCACTCGCGTCGTGGCCTGCTGCTCCTCGTCGGCCAGCGTCGCCGCATGCTCAAGTACCTGCAGAAGGTCGACATCGAGCGTTACCGTTCGCTCATCAAGCGCCTCGGCCTGCGCCGCTGA